A DNA window from Mycolicibacter terrae contains the following coding sequences:
- the fadE29 gene encoding acyl-CoA dehydrogenase FadE29: protein MFVDLTPEQRKLQSELREYFANLITPDEEKAMAADRHNHAYRDVIRRMGRDGKLGVGWPKEFGGLGFGPIEQQIFVNEAQRADIPLPAVTLQTVGPTLQVYGNEAQKQKFLPAILAGEVHFAIGYTEPEAGTDLASLRTTAVRDGDHYIVNGQKVFTTGAHDADYIWLAVRTDPTAVKHKGISILIVDTKDPGYSWTPMILSDGAHHTNATYYNDVRVPVDMLVGEENGGWRLITTQLNNERVMLGPAGRFGAIYDKVYAWATKPGGDGVSPISHDAVKRGLGEIHAMFRINELLNWQVAAAGEIIDVADAAATKVFGTERIQYAGRLAEEIVGCYGNPADPATAELLRWLDVQTKRNLVITFGGGVNEVMREMIAASGLKVPRVPR, encoded by the coding sequence ATGTTCGTCGATCTGACCCCGGAGCAGCGCAAGCTGCAGAGCGAACTGCGGGAGTACTTCGCCAACCTGATCACCCCCGACGAGGAAAAGGCGATGGCCGCCGACCGGCACAACCACGCCTACCGTGACGTGATCCGCCGGATGGGCCGCGACGGCAAACTCGGTGTCGGTTGGCCCAAGGAGTTCGGCGGCCTGGGCTTCGGCCCGATCGAGCAGCAGATCTTCGTCAACGAGGCGCAGCGCGCCGACATCCCACTTCCCGCCGTGACGCTGCAGACGGTCGGCCCGACCCTGCAGGTGTACGGCAACGAGGCGCAGAAGCAGAAGTTCCTGCCCGCGATCCTGGCCGGCGAAGTGCATTTCGCGATCGGCTACACCGAGCCCGAAGCCGGTACCGACCTGGCGTCGTTGCGCACCACCGCGGTTCGTGATGGCGACCATTACATCGTGAACGGCCAGAAGGTGTTCACCACCGGCGCGCATGACGCCGACTACATCTGGCTGGCGGTGCGCACCGACCCGACCGCGGTGAAGCACAAGGGGATCTCGATCCTGATTGTCGACACCAAGGACCCGGGTTACTCGTGGACTCCGATGATCCTGTCCGACGGTGCGCACCACACCAACGCGACCTACTACAACGATGTTCGGGTGCCCGTCGACATGCTGGTGGGCGAGGAGAACGGCGGCTGGCGGCTGATCACCACTCAGCTCAACAACGAGCGGGTGATGCTGGGGCCGGCCGGCCGGTTCGGCGCCATCTACGACAAGGTGTATGCCTGGGCTACCAAGCCCGGCGGCGACGGGGTGTCACCGATCAGCCATGACGCGGTCAAGCGCGGGCTGGGCGAGATCCACGCCATGTTCCGGATCAACGAGCTGCTCAACTGGCAGGTCGCCGCGGCCGGCGAGATCATCGACGTGGCCGACGCCGCGGCCACCAAGGTCTTCGGTACTGAACGGATCCAGTACGCCGGGCGGTTGGCCGAGGAGATCGTGGGCTGCTACGGCAACCCGGCCGACCCGGCCACCGCCGAGCTGCTGCGCTGGCTGGACGTGCAGACCAAGCGCAACCTGGTCATCACCTTCGGCGGCGGCGTCAACGAGGTGATGCGCGAGATGATCGCCGCCTCCGGCCTGAAGGTTCCGCGGGTGCCACGATGA
- a CDS encoding bifunctional MaoC family dehydratase N-terminal/OB-fold nucleic acid binding domain-containing protein, with product MSDISSGIEQILASGRSKPRTGRDPVNQPMIRHWVDAIGDANPIYVDEAAARAAGHPGIVAPPAMIQVWTMMGLGGERPADDPLGKVMELFDGAGYVGVVATNCEQTYHRYLRPGEDVSVTAEVTDIVGPKQTGLGEGYFITQKIRWWVGEENVADMIWRILKFLPGEKGSQGPAPAAVPEDLDPDKMMRPSWSRDSAYFWDGVASHELRIQRRPDGSLQHPPVPAVWKDKTETTDYVVSSGRGTVFSYVVHHAPKVPGRACPFVIALVELEEGVRMLGELRGIDSATVQIGMPVRATYLDFPASDAGPAWSLYAWEPVEGGGA from the coding sequence ATGAGCGACATTTCCTCCGGTATCGAGCAGATACTGGCGTCGGGCCGAAGCAAGCCGCGGACCGGCCGGGATCCGGTGAACCAGCCGATGATTCGGCACTGGGTCGATGCGATCGGCGACGCCAACCCGATCTATGTGGACGAGGCGGCCGCGCGTGCGGCGGGGCACCCGGGGATTGTCGCTCCTCCGGCGATGATCCAGGTGTGGACGATGATGGGGCTGGGTGGGGAGCGTCCCGCCGACGACCCGCTCGGCAAGGTCATGGAATTGTTCGACGGCGCAGGCTATGTGGGCGTAGTGGCCACCAACTGTGAGCAGACCTACCACCGCTACCTGCGCCCTGGCGAGGACGTCAGCGTCACCGCCGAGGTGACCGACATCGTCGGCCCCAAGCAGACCGGCCTGGGGGAGGGATACTTCATCACCCAGAAGATCCGTTGGTGGGTAGGCGAAGAGAACGTCGCCGACATGATCTGGCGCATCCTGAAGTTCCTGCCCGGCGAAAAGGGAAGTCAAGGCCCGGCCCCGGCTGCAGTGCCCGAGGATCTCGACCCCGACAAGATGATGCGCCCGTCGTGGTCGCGGGATTCGGCGTACTTCTGGGACGGGGTGGCCTCGCACGAACTGCGCATCCAGCGCCGCCCGGACGGCAGCCTGCAGCATCCCCCGGTGCCAGCGGTCTGGAAGGACAAGACCGAGACCACCGACTACGTCGTTTCCAGCGGTAGGGGAACGGTATTCAGCTACGTGGTTCACCATGCCCCCAAAGTTCCCGGCCGCGCATGTCCGTTCGTCATCGCGTTGGTTGAGCTCGAAGAGGGCGTGCGGATGCTCGGTGAACTGCGCGGCATCGACTCCGCTACGGTGCAGATCGGAATGCCGGTCCGAGCAACCTATCTCGACTTTCCCGCCAGCGACGCCGGTCCGGCGTGGAGCTTGTACGCGTGGGAGCCTGTGGAAGGAGGCGG